A part of Melittangium boletus DSM 14713 genomic DNA contains:
- the sctN gene encoding type III secretion system ATPase SctN, which translates to MAIDLSRYYNLIREAPLYRVRGRVTELTGLVIKASVPGVRVGELVYIKGHGGRASVKAEVVGFQGDEVMLMPLGELLGIGPDSEVIPTGRPLSIKCGEELLGRVLNGIGEPMDGMPLPDGMMDWSVDRDCPDPFKRQRIERPLPLGVRCIDGLLTVGEGQRVGLFAGSGVGKSTLMGQIARNTQADLCVVALIGERGREVREFIEDAMGEEGMKRSVLVCATSDQPSLVRLRAAYVATAIAEYFRERGGNVLFMLDTVTRLARAQREIGLAIGEPPARQGYPPSVFSMLPRILERTGNSDKGKCTAIYTCLVAGGDMEEPIADEVRGILDGHFILNRALGERNQWPAMDVLASLSRVMSGIVSKDHKKAAGKLRETLATYEKQRDLILLGAYQYGTDPRTDYAIDKYDAIIDFLKQDTHSNSPYEETVEQLIQLFEE; encoded by the coding sequence ATGGCCATCGATCTCTCGCGCTACTACAACCTCATCCGCGAGGCGCCGCTGTACCGGGTGCGCGGCCGCGTCACCGAGCTCACGGGCCTGGTCATCAAGGCGAGCGTGCCGGGCGTGCGCGTGGGTGAGCTCGTCTACATCAAGGGCCACGGGGGCCGCGCCTCGGTGAAGGCCGAGGTGGTGGGCTTCCAGGGCGATGAGGTCATGCTCATGCCCCTGGGCGAGCTGCTCGGCATCGGTCCGGACAGCGAGGTCATCCCCACGGGCCGGCCGCTCTCCATCAAGTGCGGCGAGGAGCTGCTGGGCCGCGTGCTCAATGGCATCGGCGAGCCCATGGACGGCATGCCCCTGCCGGACGGCATGATGGACTGGTCGGTGGACCGGGATTGTCCGGACCCCTTCAAGCGCCAGCGCATCGAGCGGCCGCTGCCCCTGGGCGTGCGCTGCATCGATGGCCTGCTCACGGTGGGCGAGGGCCAGCGCGTGGGCCTCTTCGCCGGTTCGGGCGTGGGCAAGTCCACGTTGATGGGGCAGATCGCCCGCAACACCCAGGCGGACCTCTGCGTGGTGGCGCTGATCGGCGAGCGTGGCCGCGAAGTGCGCGAGTTCATCGAGGACGCCATGGGCGAGGAGGGCATGAAGCGCTCCGTGCTGGTGTGCGCCACCTCGGATCAGCCGAGCCTCGTGCGTCTGCGCGCCGCCTACGTGGCCACGGCCATCGCCGAGTACTTCCGAGAGCGCGGCGGCAACGTGCTCTTCATGCTCGACACGGTGACGCGTCTGGCGCGAGCCCAACGTGAAATCGGCCTCGCCATTGGTGAACCCCCGGCGCGCCAGGGCTATCCGCCGAGCGTGTTCTCCATGCTGCCGCGCATCCTCGAGCGCACGGGCAACTCGGACAAGGGCAAGTGCACCGCCATCTACACGTGCCTGGTGGCCGGCGGTGACATGGAAGAGCCCATCGCCGACGAGGTCCGCGGTATTCTCGACGGCCACTTCATCCTCAACCGCGCCCTGGGCGAGCGCAACCAGTGGCCCGCCATGGACGTGCTCGCCAGCCTCTCGCGTGTGATGAGCGGCATCGTCTCCAAGGATCACAAGAAGGCGGCGGGCAAGCTGCGCGAGACGCTGGCCACCTACGAGAAGCAGCGCGACCTCATCCTCCTGGGCGCCTACCAGTACGGCACGGACCCCCGGACGGACTACGCCATCGACAAGTACGACGCGATCATCGACTTCCTCAAGCAGGACACCCACTCCAACAGCCCCTACGAGGAGACCGTGGAGCAGCTCATCCAGCTTTTCGAGGAGTAA
- a CDS encoding tetratricopeptide repeat protein has protein sequence MAETSEISGSLVPLARREAMILLEAGYLWLDMGQYDKAREVFAGAVALMPRSEVPQLAMGSLEFAQGRYDKALQAYRAAQRLAPQSSLPRAHVGEALLFMGKVPEAQKELKAALDLEPESDGARLAQVLIEAKDAGALPPPGARK, from the coding sequence ATGGCGGAGACTTCGGAGATCTCGGGCAGCCTGGTTCCGCTCGCGCGGCGCGAGGCGATGATCCTCCTCGAGGCGGGCTATCTCTGGCTGGACATGGGCCAGTATGACAAGGCACGTGAGGTCTTCGCCGGCGCCGTGGCGCTGATGCCCCGGAGCGAAGTGCCCCAGCTGGCCATGGGCTCGCTCGAGTTCGCCCAGGGCCGCTATGACAAGGCGTTGCAGGCCTACCGGGCCGCCCAGCGCCTCGCGCCCCAGTCGTCGCTGCCCCGTGCCCACGTGGGCGAGGCCCTGCTGTTCATGGGCAAGGTGCCCGAGGCCCAGAAGGAATTGAAGGCGGCGCTGGACTTGGAGCCCGAGAGTGATGGGGCGCGTCTGGCCCAGGTGTTGATCGAAGCGAAGGACGCGGGGGCTTTGCCGCCGCCCGGCGCCAGGAAGTAG
- a CDS encoding FliH/SctL family protein: MAIGKVIKGDSGTEPLPGGDRPALRPPRPGVMNAEVFEARQSAQGIIEEANREKERILAEAQREREDVLARAREQGRQEGLAQVTETLLRAKMQAGEILAQQEHDVVSLACKMAEKIIGRDVERDPSILADICAKAVEELRNARAVVLRVNPKSAAVLRARKAELMEMIGRAVDVSIKEDPEVAPVGCIVRTEFGTVDAQLPTQFEMLQNVLFPDTAKKEGPA, from the coding sequence ATGGCGATCGGCAAGGTGATCAAGGGCGATTCGGGGACGGAGCCATTGCCCGGAGGGGACAGGCCCGCGCTCCGTCCGCCGCGTCCGGGCGTGATGAACGCCGAGGTCTTCGAGGCCCGGCAGTCCGCCCAGGGCATCATCGAGGAGGCCAACCGCGAGAAGGAGCGCATCCTCGCGGAGGCGCAGCGCGAGCGCGAGGACGTGCTGGCCAGGGCCCGCGAGCAGGGCCGTCAGGAGGGTCTGGCGCAGGTCACCGAGACGCTGCTGCGCGCGAAGATGCAGGCCGGGGAAATCCTCGCCCAGCAGGAGCACGACGTCGTGTCGCTGGCGTGCAAGATGGCGGAGAAGATCATCGGCCGGGACGTGGAGCGCGACCCCTCCATCCTGGCGGACATCTGCGCCAAGGCCGTCGAGGAGCTGCGCAACGCCCGGGCGGTGGTGCTCCGGGTGAATCCCAAGTCGGCCGCCGTGCTGCGCGCGCGCAAGGCGGAGTTGATGGAGATGATCGGCCGGGCGGTGGACGTGTCCATCAAGGAGGACCCCGAGGTGGCGCCCGTGGGGTGCATCGTGCGCACGGAGTTCGGCACCGTGGACGCGCAGCTGCCCACCCAGTTCGAGATGCTCCAGAACGTGCTGTTCCCCGACACGGCCAAGAAGGAAGGGCCCGCGTAA
- a CDS encoding EAL domain-containing protein, which translates to MSQTVSKSCERCQSLPEKFELEGPGRLFLWLPMGHSYGKLVRQLSDSGREHRALPEDRCVTVRLEGSQLSAFVADILGALTDEESRATRALFVQGDAEPGLRDFPRVGSLPQLFTMTRSGWLVDMLAEKRITSHYQPIVDVEDTRKVYAYEALMRGFEPDGSMVSPYKMLTLARDADLLFQLDLAARLSAVREAARLGLKVPIFINFTPTAIYDPEYCLRSTVAAVKDAGMSPEDVVFEIIESDHTPNANHLKSLIAYYRRTGFRVALDDLGAGYSSLNLIHQLRPDIMKLDMELIRGIHHDPYKASITRKLLELAQQLGILTVAEGIETPEELRWVRNHGVDFVQGYLIAKPSSPPVSTTPHFTE; encoded by the coding sequence ATGAGCCAGACCGTGTCGAAGTCGTGTGAGCGGTGTCAGTCCCTTCCGGAGAAGTTCGAGCTGGAGGGGCCTGGAAGGCTCTTCCTGTGGCTGCCCATGGGGCACAGCTACGGCAAACTGGTGCGTCAGCTGAGCGATTCGGGCCGTGAGCACCGGGCGCTGCCGGAGGATCGGTGCGTGACGGTGCGTCTGGAGGGCTCGCAACTGAGTGCCTTCGTCGCGGACATCCTGGGCGCGTTGACGGACGAGGAGTCCCGGGCCACGCGAGCGCTCTTCGTCCAGGGGGACGCGGAGCCGGGCCTGCGGGACTTTCCCCGGGTGGGCTCGCTGCCCCAGCTCTTCACCATGACGCGCTCGGGCTGGCTGGTGGACATGCTGGCCGAGAAGCGCATCACCAGCCACTACCAGCCCATCGTGGACGTGGAGGACACGCGCAAGGTGTACGCCTACGAGGCGCTCATGCGCGGCTTCGAGCCGGATGGCTCCATGGTCTCGCCGTACAAGATGCTGACCCTGGCGCGCGACGCGGATCTGCTCTTCCAGTTGGACCTGGCGGCGCGGTTGTCGGCGGTGCGCGAGGCGGCGCGCCTGGGGCTCAAGGTCCCCATCTTCATCAACTTCACCCCCACGGCCATCTACGATCCCGAGTACTGCCTGCGCTCCACGGTGGCCGCTGTCAAGGACGCGGGGATGTCCCCCGAGGACGTGGTGTTCGAGATCATCGAGTCGGACCACACGCCCAACGCCAACCACCTCAAGTCGCTCATCGCCTACTACCGGCGCACGGGCTTCCGGGTGGCGTTGGATGACCTGGGCGCGGGCTACTCGTCCTTGAATCTCATCCACCAGCTCCGCCCGGACATCATGAAGCTGGACATGGAGCTCATCCGCGGCATCCACCACGACCCGTACAAGGCGTCCATCACGCGCAAGCTGCTGGAGCTGGCGCAGCAGCTGGGCATCCTCACGGTGGCCGAGGGGATCGAGACGCCGGAGGAGCTGCGCTGGGTGCGCAACCACGGCGTGGACTTCGTCCAGGGCTATCTCATCGCGAAGCCGTCGAGCCCGCCGGTATCCACCACGCCGCACTTCACGGAGTGA
- a CDS encoding type III secretion protein gives MTLRPYALAALLALALGTGCTIDLQHDLSEQDANEIYVLLSKHGINATKLKEEGGNELRFRMQVPKADAAQAAELLRDYSLPRPKEKGLSHFAKGGMVPTATEERAMLLKALGGEVSNALNQIDGVLEARVIVMIPENNDLTQPENKPMPSSSVFIKYRPGAKNEPPIKREDIQQFVSTAVPELKPSAVTVLLTPATTPDTEGIRDDQLKELMGIRMTASSLGQFRMMAAVAVLLVLASLGLAAWPFLRGGGASAARARSK, from the coding sequence ATGACGCTCCGACCGTACGCGCTCGCGGCCCTCCTCGCTCTCGCGCTGGGGACCGGCTGCACCATCGACCTGCAACATGACCTCTCCGAGCAGGACGCCAATGAAATCTACGTCCTGCTCAGCAAGCACGGCATCAACGCCACGAAGCTGAAGGAGGAGGGTGGCAACGAGCTGCGCTTCCGGATGCAGGTGCCCAAGGCGGACGCGGCCCAGGCCGCCGAGCTGCTGCGCGACTACTCGCTGCCCCGGCCCAAGGAGAAGGGCCTGAGCCACTTCGCCAAGGGCGGCATGGTGCCCACGGCCACCGAGGAGCGCGCCATGCTGCTCAAGGCGCTGGGCGGCGAGGTGTCCAACGCGCTCAATCAGATCGACGGCGTGCTCGAGGCCCGGGTCATCGTGATGATCCCGGAGAACAACGACCTCACCCAGCCGGAGAACAAGCCGATGCCCTCGTCCTCCGTGTTCATCAAGTATCGGCCGGGCGCGAAGAACGAGCCGCCCATCAAGCGCGAGGACATCCAGCAGTTCGTCTCCACCGCGGTGCCGGAGCTCAAGCCCTCGGCGGTGACGGTGCTGCTCACGCCGGCGACGACGCCCGATACCGAGGGCATCCGGGACGATCAGCTCAAGGAGCTGATGGGCATCCGCATGACGGCTTCCAGCCTGGGCCAGTTCCGGATGATGGCGGCGGTGGCGGTGCTGCTCGTGCTGGCCTCGCTCGGCCTGGCGGCGTGGCCGTTCCTCCGGGGCGGAGGCGCCTCCGCGGCGCGCGCCCGGTCGAAGTAG
- a CDS encoding flagellar hook-length control protein FliK, which produces MSRVEDDRQAQRAAERAVQDRRLQETKSKQRQEGESAFSKMVQEQKAAQAPQQKAAQPQQQSLGKSVLARLQQEGKSGEVRTQQRHTGKAEGEARTEGQQTDSSPTGQLTRGRQNDQAVVHSRAESRSTDARVTEKTLDERGEDMTQSSDNAAAGAQASRGKGALKTDADGGGKQGGGDGKDKKDGAELAAGFRFNPALMAPVPVAKPTQTAGSERMRALANEIAQKIVERIRVGTNAAGHAEFQIELRGDVLSGLSIKLSAKNGKIQAVFSGKDREVLKMLEQQRDGLKTALAGKGLTLETMRVEAKT; this is translated from the coding sequence ATGAGCCGAGTTGAAGACGATCGTCAGGCGCAGCGGGCCGCGGAGCGGGCGGTCCAGGACAGGCGTCTCCAGGAGACGAAGTCCAAGCAGCGCCAGGAGGGCGAGTCCGCCTTCTCCAAGATGGTCCAGGAGCAGAAGGCCGCGCAGGCCCCCCAGCAGAAGGCCGCGCAGCCTCAACAGCAGTCCCTGGGCAAGTCCGTGCTCGCCCGACTCCAGCAGGAGGGCAAGTCGGGTGAGGTGCGCACCCAGCAGCGCCACACCGGCAAGGCCGAGGGCGAGGCTCGCACCGAGGGTCAGCAGACGGATTCCTCCCCCACGGGCCAGCTCACCCGGGGCCGTCAGAACGATCAGGCCGTGGTGCACTCGCGCGCCGAGTCGCGCTCCACGGACGCCCGCGTCACCGAGAAGACCCTCGACGAGCGCGGCGAGGACATGACCCAGAGCAGCGACAACGCCGCCGCTGGCGCCCAGGCGAGCCGGGGCAAGGGCGCCCTCAAGACGGACGCGGATGGCGGCGGCAAGCAGGGCGGTGGGGACGGCAAGGACAAGAAGGACGGCGCGGAGCTGGCCGCGGGCTTCCGTTTCAACCCGGCGCTGATGGCTCCCGTGCCCGTGGCCAAGCCCACGCAGACCGCGGGCTCGGAGCGCATGCGCGCCCTGGCCAATGAGATCGCCCAGAAGATCGTCGAGCGCATCCGCGTGGGCACCAACGCCGCGGGCCACGCCGAGTTCCAGATCGAACTGCGGGGCGATGTGCTCAGTGGCCTGAGCATCAAGCTCAGCGCCAAGAACGGGAAGATCCAGGCCGTGTTCAGTGGCAAGGACCGTGAGGTCCTCAAGATGCTCGAGCAGCAGCGCGATGGGCTCAAGACCGCGCTGGCGGGCAAGGGTCTGACCCTCGAGACGATGCGGGTAGAGGCGAAGACATGA
- a CDS encoding LVIVD repeat-containing protein, whose product MNRLLVVMAGMLLPAFVGCANTDDAEPKRECEPEAFDVSACDAAALASVKAEGIWNANIVLGSVDTPGTVRLLPESLLFDTPLTERRVEEGTFFLAGDYANGGVSSRLVISGCQASSPERVTGVFRRCSNGAADLSGDFEAVRVKRMAGEQEAQGVELVSETPLPRGSAADVFVAGGHAYVTALNEGLFIYDVSKTGERPPEKVAELTPSNDVWYRAWVKGQTLYVSSYREGVVLYDVSNPKAPKRITDTSWRQTVQGWGLFVDQDRLYLMSPAPRAEVLIYDIQVPTKPSLQARYYEEKSVMANGETPVEGVVVNDRLYLGHWRYGLVVADVSKPTKPVTLGRYGYDKATSRPVAAGLIDGRMIAFEASEGWNSRVRALNVTDPAHIEQVGQFQLRPESTVSAMTLVGTKLYVAHAQDGLRILDVSNPSTPKQQAYYNTWRESDPGRGRAFLEGLSGVKVPGDGYLYAAETSRGLLVFREQ is encoded by the coding sequence ATGAACCGTTTACTGGTGGTCATGGCGGGGATGCTGCTCCCCGCCTTCGTGGGTTGCGCGAACACGGACGACGCGGAGCCCAAGCGGGAGTGTGAGCCCGAGGCCTTCGACGTCTCGGCCTGCGACGCGGCGGCGCTGGCCTCGGTGAAGGCCGAGGGCATCTGGAACGCGAACATCGTGCTGGGCAGCGTGGACACGCCGGGCACCGTGCGCCTCCTGCCCGAGTCCCTGCTCTTCGACACGCCGCTGACCGAGCGGCGGGTGGAGGAGGGCACGTTCTTCCTGGCGGGGGACTACGCGAACGGTGGGGTGTCCAGCCGGCTGGTGATCTCCGGCTGCCAGGCGTCGAGCCCCGAGCGGGTGACGGGCGTCTTTCGCCGGTGCTCGAACGGCGCGGCGGATCTATCGGGTGACTTCGAGGCGGTGCGCGTCAAGCGGATGGCGGGGGAGCAGGAGGCGCAGGGGGTGGAGCTGGTCTCGGAGACGCCCTTGCCGCGAGGCTCGGCGGCGGACGTCTTCGTGGCGGGCGGCCATGCCTACGTGACGGCGCTGAATGAAGGCCTCTTCATCTATGACGTGAGCAAGACGGGCGAGCGGCCCCCGGAGAAGGTCGCGGAACTCACTCCGTCCAACGATGTCTGGTACCGGGCCTGGGTCAAGGGCCAGACGCTCTACGTGTCGAGCTACCGGGAGGGCGTGGTCCTTTACGACGTGAGCAACCCGAAGGCCCCCAAGCGCATCACGGATACGTCCTGGCGGCAGACGGTGCAGGGCTGGGGCCTGTTCGTGGACCAGGACCGTCTCTACCTGATGTCGCCCGCTCCGCGGGCGGAGGTGCTCATCTATGACATCCAGGTGCCGACGAAGCCCTCCCTGCAGGCGCGCTACTACGAGGAGAAGAGCGTGATGGCCAATGGGGAGACGCCCGTCGAGGGAGTGGTCGTGAACGATCGGCTCTACCTGGGACACTGGCGGTACGGATTGGTGGTGGCGGACGTGTCCAAGCCGACCAAACCGGTCACCCTGGGCCGCTACGGGTACGACAAGGCGACCAGCCGTCCGGTGGCCGCGGGACTCATCGACGGCCGGATGATCGCCTTCGAGGCGAGCGAGGGGTGGAACTCCCGGGTGCGGGCCCTGAACGTGACGGATCCCGCCCATATCGAACAAGTGGGGCAGTTCCAGCTGCGCCCGGAATCCACGGTGAGTGCGATGACGCTGGTGGGGACGAAGTTGTACGTGGCCCATGCGCAGGACGGCCTGCGCATCCTGGACGTGTCCAACCCCAGTACACCGAAGCAGCAAGCCTACTACAATACGTGGCGGGAGTCGGATCCAGGCCGGGGCCGGGCGTTCCTCGAGGGGCTCAGCGGCGTGAAGGTACCGGGTGACGGTTACCTCTACGCCGCGGAGACGTCGCGAGGATTGCTCGTGTTCCGGGAGCAGTGA
- a CDS encoding sigma-70 family RNA polymerase sigma factor encodes MALGEDKKVLLEKYGPYVRSLASTVRKQFSAQLELDELLAYGQIGLLEAADRFDPKVGANFLTFAHYRIKGAIYDGLRKMGVLKGNDARTSYMGERATAYLGNLSDREQGGGNRGGSIDDDVMEISNAVAGLAMVFATSLEGSESLGFSDESLPVDQRMELEQQRVRVRAAIEKLPEKERRLLQGYYFQGKTLEEAGAEIGQSKSWASRLHARAIERLKELLNEEDSSSPDDSRRQSHGGSNGRRLGSADRPAEVAGPGRAAGQQAGGLEVRRGPR; translated from the coding sequence TTGGCTCTCGGCGAAGACAAGAAGGTCTTGCTGGAGAAGTACGGACCTTACGTCCGGTCGCTCGCGTCGACCGTCCGTAAGCAGTTCTCCGCCCAGCTCGAACTGGATGAACTCCTCGCGTACGGGCAGATAGGCCTGCTCGAGGCGGCGGACCGTTTCGATCCCAAGGTGGGGGCCAATTTCCTCACCTTCGCCCACTACCGCATCAAGGGCGCCATCTACGATGGCCTGCGCAAGATGGGCGTTCTCAAGGGCAATGACGCGCGGACGTCCTACATGGGCGAGCGCGCGACGGCCTATTTGGGAAATTTGTCGGATCGCGAGCAGGGAGGAGGCAACCGCGGAGGGTCCATTGACGATGATGTCATGGAGATTTCCAACGCGGTGGCGGGGCTGGCGATGGTGTTCGCCACCAGCCTCGAGGGGTCCGAGTCGCTGGGCTTCTCGGACGAGTCCCTTCCGGTGGATCAACGGATGGAGCTGGAGCAGCAGCGGGTGCGGGTGAGGGCGGCGATCGAGAAGCTCCCGGAGAAGGAGCGCAGGCTGCTGCAGGGGTATTACTTCCAGGGCAAGACGCTGGAAGAGGCGGGCGCGGAGATCGGTCAGTCGAAGAGCTGGGCGTCGCGGTTGCACGCGCGCGCCATCGAGCGGCTCAAGGAATTGTTGAACGAGGAGGACTCTTCCTCCCCGGATGACTCAAGGAGGCAGTCACATGGCGGGTCCAATGGCCGGCGTCTCGGCAGCGCAGATCGCCCAGCAGAAGTCGCAGGACCAGGGCGCGCAGCAGGTCAACAAGCAGGGGGCCTCGAAGTTCGACGCGGCCCTCGCTAA
- a CDS encoding flagellar assembly protein FliH translates to MPPYRLQTLLEMRERAKEEAEQAFSDAVKALEKQKAELQRMEQELVTRKAERKQKVMAYLQQVMAKGNAGVNGFNQMNRYEERLKDEEAQLALEIERQKETVRQAEKLVEQRRREMAEAAKELKAIEKHKENWQKQIRAERQAKEDLNQEEIGNTLFLMRQRK, encoded by the coding sequence ATGCCCCCCTACCGTTTGCAGACCCTGCTCGAGATGCGCGAGCGCGCCAAGGAAGAGGCCGAACAGGCCTTCTCCGACGCCGTCAAGGCCCTGGAAAAGCAGAAGGCGGAACTGCAGCGCATGGAGCAGGAGCTCGTGACGCGCAAGGCCGAGCGCAAGCAGAAGGTCATGGCCTACCTGCAACAGGTGATGGCCAAGGGCAACGCGGGCGTCAACGGCTTCAACCAGATGAACCGCTACGAGGAGCGCCTCAAGGACGAGGAGGCGCAGCTGGCCCTGGAGATCGAGCGCCAGAAGGAAACCGTCCGGCAGGCGGAGAAGCTCGTCGAGCAGCGCCGCCGTGAGATGGCCGAGGCCGCCAAGGAGCTCAAGGCCATCGAGAAGCATAAGGAGAACTGGCAGAAGCAGATCCGCGCTGAGCGCCAGGCGAAGGAGGATCTGAACCAGGAGGAAATTGGCAACACCTTGTTCCTGATGCGCCAGCGCAAGTAA
- a CDS encoding FliO/MopB family protein, giving the protein MAASSAFLSRRALWLCACVLLAPLARAEAPVEPAPTVSAPSTALPLEPSPAHAPPDALEPSLLGTGGEEAPESLGWMLTRTLLMFGAVVGCIYLTLNVGLRKLMGLQGVPLGRPAVVSVVERVALEPRRTLFVLKAADEYLLVGSGDNGLQLLSKLDTEAVERIRSERPPANVVPLTPFLQKLLARRDATQQAATQPSGTRPPGA; this is encoded by the coding sequence ATGGCCGCGTCTTCCGCTTTCCTGTCCCGCAGGGCCTTGTGGCTCTGCGCGTGCGTCCTGTTGGCGCCGCTGGCCCGGGCCGAGGCCCCCGTCGAGCCCGCGCCCACCGTGAGTGCTCCCTCCACCGCGCTCCCCCTGGAGCCCTCCCCGGCGCACGCTCCCCCGGACGCCCTGGAGCCGTCCCTGCTGGGGACGGGCGGAGAAGAGGCGCCCGAGAGCCTCGGGTGGATGCTCACGCGCACGCTGCTGATGTTCGGCGCGGTGGTGGGCTGCATCTACCTCACGCTCAACGTGGGCCTGCGCAAGCTGATGGGGTTGCAGGGCGTGCCCCTGGGGCGGCCCGCGGTGGTGTCGGTGGTGGAGCGGGTGGCCCTGGAGCCGCGCCGCACCCTCTTCGTGCTCAAGGCGGCGGACGAGTACCTGTTGGTGGGCAGTGGCGACAACGGTCTGCAACTGCTGTCGAAGCTGGACACCGAGGCGGTGGAGCGCATCCGCTCCGAGCGGCCCCCGGCCAACGTGGTCCCCCTGACGCCTTTCCTCCAGAAGCTTCTCGCCCGCCGCGACGCCACGCAGCAGGCGGCTACCCAACCGAGCGGCACCCGGCCGCCGGGCGCCTGA
- the sctQ gene encoding type III secretion system cytoplasmic ring protein SctQ has protein sequence MSLDADDGPGEQERTMVVDTRQLKRPAGKTWKPHVFKLEKVSLADTRLLEQVQWLKPKSEATEALGARLKALFDTQVGFSLESARVLGAGELRRVLVEPTFLCFLVPGAHRGRAVLEVELSLAHAAVDMLLGGAGEAVGLRPLTDIEEGVASFVVLEAIKALVPGMDSQQPKLRLEGVSRGVDEAVSRLSEEGPVVGIQLRTRLGSQDGMVRLFVPAGVMDVMTSAPAAEQRRATEKAELEAHVHRLSAVRTWLRAEIGVAEITGRDLASLRVKDVVLVDDFLARPDQGSAGTARLFLGLGRLGHLTADVFVQNGGYQARITGVVQAEEGHQGSPPDAEDAAAAAGEEYTNPERDNPLAESDDRMDAGDLLGDIPLQISVELARLPVTAEQVVGLRTGQVIELRRGPGEPVDLSVNGKVVARGELVELEGQLGVRILSLAG, from the coding sequence ATGAGCCTCGACGCGGACGACGGACCGGGCGAGCAAGAGCGCACCATGGTCGTCGACACCCGCCAGCTCAAGCGCCCGGCGGGCAAGACGTGGAAGCCCCACGTCTTCAAGCTGGAGAAGGTGTCGCTCGCCGATACCCGGCTGCTCGAGCAGGTGCAGTGGCTCAAGCCCAAGTCCGAGGCGACCGAGGCCCTGGGGGCGCGGCTCAAGGCGCTCTTCGACACCCAGGTGGGCTTCTCCCTGGAGTCGGCGCGGGTGCTCGGCGCGGGAGAGCTGCGCCGGGTGCTGGTGGAGCCCACCTTCCTGTGTTTCCTGGTGCCCGGTGCGCATCGGGGCCGCGCGGTGCTGGAGGTGGAGTTGTCCCTGGCGCACGCCGCGGTGGACATGCTGCTGGGCGGCGCGGGGGAGGCGGTCGGCCTGCGGCCCCTGACGGACATCGAGGAGGGCGTGGCGAGCTTCGTCGTCCTCGAGGCCATCAAGGCGCTGGTGCCGGGAATGGATTCCCAGCAGCCCAAGCTGCGCCTGGAAGGCGTGTCGCGGGGCGTGGACGAGGCGGTGTCCCGGCTGAGCGAGGAGGGCCCGGTGGTGGGCATCCAACTCCGCACGCGGCTCGGCTCGCAGGATGGAATGGTGCGCCTCTTCGTCCCCGCGGGGGTGATGGACGTGATGACGTCCGCGCCCGCGGCCGAGCAGCGCCGCGCCACGGAGAAGGCGGAGCTGGAAGCCCACGTCCACCGCTTGTCGGCGGTGCGCACCTGGTTGCGCGCGGAGATTGGTGTCGCGGAGATCACCGGCCGCGACCTGGCGAGCCTCCGGGTGAAGGACGTGGTGCTGGTGGACGACTTCCTGGCCCGGCCGGATCAGGGGAGCGCGGGTACCGCGCGGCTGTTCTTGGGGCTGGGCCGCCTGGGCCACCTGACCGCGGACGTCTTCGTCCAGAACGGTGGGTACCAGGCGCGCATCACCGGCGTGGTCCAGGCCGAGGAAGGCCACCAGGGCTCGCCCCCCGATGCGGAGGACGCGGCGGCCGCGGCGGGGGAGGAGTACACCAACCCCGAGAGAGACAACCCCTTGGCGGAGAGCGACGACAGAATGGATGCAGGAGACCTGCTGGGTGACATCCCGCTACAGATTTCCGTGGAACTCGCCCGGCTGCCGGTGACGGCGGAGCAGGTGGTGGGGCTGCGGACCGGCCAGGTCATCGAGCTGCGCCGCGGGCCGGGCGAGCCCGTGGACCTGTCGGTGAATGGCAAGGTGGTGGCTCGAGGCGAGCTGGTGGAGCTGGAGGGCCAGTTGGGCGTCCGCATCCTCTCGCTCGCGGGCTGA
- a CDS encoding ATP-dependent helicase HrpB produces the protein MAGPMAGVSAAQIAQQKSQDQGAQQVNKQGASKFDAALANKAQGPEQVQQAQAAQATQRTEQVRHAEAINKMDKVALNKVNPAGQEPATAKGAQSVTGKQEASKAGNMLSHVVGELEKGQVNMEKLIQAGASGKNFSNAELLSLQAGMYKYTQELDLTSKVVEKATSGLKDTLKTQV, from the coding sequence ATGGCGGGTCCAATGGCCGGCGTCTCGGCAGCGCAGATCGCCCAGCAGAAGTCGCAGGACCAGGGCGCGCAGCAGGTCAACAAGCAGGGGGCCTCGAAGTTCGACGCGGCCCTCGCTAACAAGGCGCAGGGCCCGGAGCAGGTGCAGCAGGCGCAGGCCGCTCAGGCCACGCAGCGCACCGAGCAGGTCCGCCACGCCGAGGCCATCAACAAGATGGACAAGGTGGCGCTCAACAAGGTGAACCCCGCCGGGCAGGAGCCCGCCACCGCGAAGGGGGCCCAGTCCGTCACCGGCAAGCAGGAGGCCAGCAAGGCCGGCAACATGCTCTCGCACGTCGTGGGCGAGCTGGAGAAGGGCCAGGTCAACATGGAGAAGCTCATCCAGGCGGGCGCCTCCGGGAAGAACTTCTCCAACGCGGAGCTGCTGTCGCTCCAGGCCGGCATGTACAAGTACACGCAGGAGCTGGACCTGACGAGCAAGGTGGTCGAGAAGGCCACGAGCGGTCTCAAGGACACGCTCAAGACCCAGGTCTAG